A region of Methyloversatilis discipulorum DNA encodes the following proteins:
- a CDS encoding glycosyltransferase, with amino-acid sequence MEARAGKISVALATWNGAAYLGCQLESIFSQTTPPDEVVCSDDASTDGTVEVIESFSRDGRLLVRILRNESNSGYIENFSRALAHCSGDYVFLSDQDDWWCPNKILTVIDFFGSHPEAVLVIHDLLFCDEELRSSGQKKLDRLRSCGISDKSYVNGMATAVRGKFLKLCLPIPMREALTHDQWLHCCANFVDGRVVLPVVLAHYRRHEGAVTREGALNETSVSRFRFLLSMFVLSRKSVALSHSYIEPLFFWAEKNRNALVEEGFVTSEAFDRSFSDLSKMVKIVRERRGILEARRVSRILKVVVFYFRGGYSAFSGWRSAVLDIVAP; translated from the coding sequence GTGGAAGCCCGTGCGGGCAAAATTTCGGTCGCTCTTGCGACTTGGAACGGCGCTGCATATCTCGGATGCCAACTGGAAAGTATTTTTTCACAGACCACGCCGCCAGATGAAGTGGTGTGTTCGGACGACGCCTCAACGGATGGGACTGTTGAGGTTATTGAGTCATTTTCAAGGGATGGGCGTTTGCTCGTCCGAATTCTGCGGAATGAAAGTAATTCTGGCTATATTGAGAATTTTTCGCGGGCCCTGGCCCACTGTTCTGGGGATTATGTTTTTCTAAGCGATCAGGATGATTGGTGGTGCCCAAATAAGATTTTGACGGTGATTGATTTTTTCGGGAGTCATCCAGAAGCGGTGCTCGTAATTCACGACCTGCTTTTCTGCGATGAAGAACTTCGTTCGAGTGGTCAAAAGAAACTTGACAGGCTTCGATCCTGCGGGATTTCGGATAAGAGCTACGTCAATGGAATGGCGACGGCCGTCCGCGGTAAATTCTTGAAGCTCTGCTTGCCGATTCCTATGCGCGAAGCGCTTACGCATGATCAATGGCTGCATTGTTGTGCGAATTTCGTTGATGGGCGTGTGGTGCTCCCGGTTGTTCTGGCGCACTATCGTCGACACGAGGGTGCCGTCACACGCGAGGGGGCATTGAACGAGACTTCAGTTTCAAGGTTCAGGTTTTTGCTCAGCATGTTCGTTCTATCGCGGAAGAGTGTTGCGCTCTCGCACTCTTATATTGAGCCTCTATTTTTCTGGGCCGAGAAAAATAGGAACGCCCTTGTAGAGGAAGGGTTTGTAACTTCCGAAGCTTTTGATCGGTCATTCTCAGATCTTTCCAAGATGGTCAAGATTGTTCGTGAGAGACGGGGTATTCTTGAGGCTCGGAGGGTTTCCAGGATTCTGAAGGTGGTGGTCTTTTATTTCCGGGGAGGGTATTCAGCGTTCAGCGGCTGGCGAAGTGCGGTCCTGGATATTGTGGCGCCGTAA